One genomic segment of Pseudomonadota bacterium includes these proteins:
- a CDS encoding Ku protein encodes MWNGAISFSLIHIPVSLHTAAKAHELDLNLLDKRDFAPVGYQRYNKATGKVVDWNQVVKGFEYEKGEYVVLTDEDFRRANVEASRTIDIQTFVDRDAIAPYYFDTPYFLVPDKNGERVYSLLREALEQSKKLAVATFVLRSRQHVAALMPVDKLIVLNTLRYHEEIQPHPDVVASTKKAAANASGRELTMALKLVDEMTEKWKPEVFSDTYRDDLMKRIEQKVKAGQTHTLTEPEEEVTERVAGGGGKVVDLMSLLQRSLDQKGGSGEPAARASKRKHSAVRRRTTHPRSARRA; translated from the coding sequence CTGTGGAATGGAGCGATCAGCTTCAGCCTGATCCACATCCCGGTGAGTTTGCATACCGCGGCGAAGGCGCACGAGCTCGATCTGAACTTGCTCGACAAGCGCGATTTCGCGCCGGTGGGTTATCAACGCTACAACAAGGCCACCGGCAAGGTCGTCGACTGGAACCAGGTCGTGAAGGGGTTCGAATATGAAAAGGGCGAATACGTGGTGCTCACGGACGAGGACTTCCGCCGCGCCAATGTCGAAGCGTCTCGCACCATCGACATCCAGACCTTCGTCGATCGCGACGCGATCGCGCCTTACTACTTCGACACGCCCTACTTCCTGGTGCCCGACAAGAACGGCGAGCGCGTCTACTCGCTGCTGCGCGAAGCGCTGGAGCAATCGAAGAAGCTTGCCGTGGCGACATTCGTGCTGCGCAGCCGGCAGCACGTCGCGGCGCTGATGCCGGTCGACAAGCTCATCGTGCTGAACACGCTGCGTTATCACGAGGAGATCCAGCCGCATCCGGACGTGGTTGCCAGTACGAAAAAAGCTGCCGCGAATGCCAGTGGCCGCGAGCTGACGATGGCGCTGAAGCTGGTCGATGAAATGACGGAGAAATGGAAACCGGAGGTGTTCAGCGACACCTATCGCGACGACCTGATGAAGCGGATCGAGCAGAAGGTGAAGGCCGGGCAGACGCATACGTTGACCGAGCCTGAAGAGGAAGTGACCGAACGTGTCGCCGGTGGCGGCGGCAAGGTCGTGGATCTCATGTCGCTGCTGCAACGGAGCCTGGATCAGAAAGGCGGCTCGGGCGAACCGGCGGCGCGCGCAAGCAAACGCAAACACAGCGCTGTGCGGCGGCGGACTACCCACCCGCGCTCCGCGCGGCGCGCCTGA
- a CDS encoding transposase — protein MPRRLRLHLPGGFYHATLRGNHQQALFRAESDRRLLDAIVQKSLLKYGARLHAYCWMTNHLHFLVQVSDEPLGGVMREIASNYARAFQKMLPTTGHLFERRYHAMLVDTDSYLLELLRYIHLNPVKAGMARRVSDYPWSSHRAYAGSDSPSWLSADFILAMFAPDKAAAHAAYRKFIADSSPENEFDETRLEQSGILGDEEFVARVAASLSVPARPNPTIPRARLLTDLLGEACRRFTATEQDLLSDARDAHLVKARGWFAREATTARVATLSEVARFLKRDRATLRYAMRQLGEEARVTAQNPT, from the coding sequence ATGCCACGCAGATTGCGGCTTCATCTGCCCGGCGGGTTCTACCACGCCACGTTGCGCGGCAACCATCAGCAGGCGTTGTTTCGCGCGGAATCCGACCGCCGTCTGCTGGATGCGATCGTCCAGAAGTCGCTCCTGAAATACGGCGCTCGCCTGCACGCGTACTGCTGGATGACGAACCATCTGCATTTCCTCGTGCAGGTGAGTGACGAGCCGCTGGGTGGCGTCATGCGTGAAATCGCATCCAACTACGCGCGCGCGTTTCAGAAAATGCTGCCCACTACCGGGCATCTGTTCGAACGGCGTTACCACGCGATGCTGGTTGATACCGACTCGTACCTGCTGGAGTTATTGCGCTACATCCATCTCAACCCGGTCAAGGCCGGGATGGCGCGTCGCGTGTCGGATTATCCCTGGTCGAGTCATCGTGCTTACGCCGGGAGTGACTCGCCCAGTTGGCTCAGCGCGGATTTCATCCTCGCGATGTTTGCACCAGACAAAGCTGCCGCGCACGCGGCCTACCGGAAATTCATCGCCGATTCCTCTCCCGAGAATGAATTCGATGAGACACGGCTCGAACAGTCCGGAATTCTTGGCGATGAAGAGTTCGTTGCGCGCGTGGCAGCATCTCTGTCGGTCCCTGCACGGCCCAACCCCACGATCCCACGCGCCAGGTTGCTGACCGACTTACTCGGAGAGGCCTGCCGGCGATTCACCGCCACCGAACAAGACCTGCTGTCGGACGCCCGCGACGCGCATCTGGTGAAAGCCCGGGGGTGGTTCGCGCGCGAGGCAACCACCGCTAGAGTTGCCACCCTCTCCGAAGTGGCGCGGTTTCTGAAGCGCGATCGGGCAACGCTTCGGTATGCCATGCGCCAGTTGGGCGAGGAAGCCCGGGTAACGGCTCAAAACCCCACCTGA
- a CDS encoding Gfo/Idh/MocA family oxidoreductase has protein sequence MKTRSKSAPLRFAVVGLGHIAQAAVLPAFKHAKAHAQLTALVSDTPAKLRQLGKRYGVKLLHSYETAADLFGSGQIDAVYIALPNSLHAEWTVKAANAGLHVLCEKPLAPSVRECQEMIEACESNGVQLMTAYRLHFERCNLEVADLVRKKRIGAARFYDSQFTMQVKAGNIRTKGALGGGPEYDIGIYCLNAARCVFAADPTQVWATTTNSGDKRFTEVPETVHVIMKFPEERIANFICSFGAADTSRYEIVGTKGSVVVEPAFDYTEALSYQLKIGEKKKTKKFAKSDQFAPELVYFSECVRKNRRPEPSGIEGLIDVAIIEGIHRSIASGHWESLDASPEKRRRPNLQQELRREAVPREPQLVQVESGHS, from the coding sequence ATGAAAACACGGTCGAAATCGGCACCGCTGCGCTTCGCAGTGGTGGGGCTCGGTCATATAGCCCAGGCGGCGGTACTACCCGCCTTCAAGCACGCCAAAGCCCATGCGCAATTGACCGCCCTCGTTTCGGACACGCCGGCAAAGCTGCGGCAGCTCGGCAAGCGGTACGGCGTGAAGCTGCTGCACTCCTACGAAACGGCCGCTGATTTGTTCGGGAGCGGTCAGATCGACGCGGTCTACATTGCACTGCCTAACAGTCTGCACGCGGAGTGGACCGTCAAGGCCGCGAACGCGGGACTGCATGTGTTGTGCGAGAAGCCGCTGGCGCCGAGCGTGCGAGAATGCCAGGAGATGATCGAGGCTTGTGAAAGCAATGGCGTTCAGCTCATGACCGCCTATCGATTGCACTTCGAGCGCTGCAATCTCGAAGTCGCGGATCTGGTGCGCAAGAAGCGCATCGGAGCGGCGCGCTTTTATGACTCGCAATTCACGATGCAGGTGAAGGCCGGCAACATCCGCACCAAAGGCGCGCTGGGTGGCGGTCCGGAATACGACATCGGCATCTATTGCCTGAACGCGGCGCGCTGCGTGTTCGCGGCGGACCCCACTCAGGTCTGGGCGACCACGACCAACAGCGGCGACAAGCGCTTCACCGAAGTGCCCGAAACCGTCCATGTGATCATGAAGTTTCCCGAAGAGCGCATCGCGAACTTCATCTGCAGTTTCGGCGCGGCGGATACCTCGCGTTACGAGATCGTCGGGACGAAAGGCAGCGTGGTCGTCGAACCGGCGTTCGACTACACCGAAGCGCTCAGCTACCAGCTCAAGATCGGCGAGAAGAAAAAGACCAAGAAATTCGCGAAGAGCGACCAGTTCGCGCCAGAGCTCGTTTACTTCTCGGAGTGTGTGCGCAAGAACCGCCGGCCCGAGCCTTCCGGCATCGAAGGCCTCATCGACGTCGCAATTATCGAAGGGATCCATAGATCGATTGCTTCGGGCCACTGGGAATCGCTCGATGCCTCGCCCGAAAAGCGGCGCCGGCCCAATCTGCAACAGGAGCTGCGCCGCGAGGCGGTGCCGCGTGAACCCCAACTAGTCCAGGTGGAGAGCGGCCATTCCTAA
- a CDS encoding translocation/assembly module TamB domain-containing protein, which yields MKAPPLKKVLLWGGGAFASLLVLVAGLLAWLLFTTSGARWVADMATSRFAPQVKYGKLDGTIAGQLTIADFRFDGGIDKARISIESLTMDPTLMMLFSRVLRIDHARVRGLVLVLPPEKDEEEPDEPLWIEPPLEMTIKDFLLADATIYREKEKLATVRQIGLSAQWKARELIVETLAVKPGDVGGSLVVSGRVTPEADTVRGALKAQWKEVLVPESLAGRVIASRGAISLDGTPQAYSAAGELDIGPPGELTHVVLDVAGTDKMVSLKQLELQQRAGQFAMTGTVQFDPQVAWDVKALAREFNPGELLADWPGRVNLDVSSKGQLAEAGPHGTLHIASLSGELRGRPIAGDGDIEFAAPATLAGALRVSSGKSRIAVKGSGGDRSQVDATVEIAIASLNDWVPDTQGSLTGRFTVQGVWPKLTIAGAADGKSLGMGENSIVKLHVDASVASPLDPDGKVHAVATQVTVGGQVFAQVTLDASGNQAKHHVTASADSEQFDGTVELAGGRTKDGWSGELARLDFKAADIATLTLREPSRLVLEKGNVSLSQTCLEDRPTVLCSAMKFEASGALDAGYSFERVPLKLANSLAPEALAGELQGELQGHGRVRRGADGQWIGDLAVKSESARLVVAQEGEDANAGAAPLASRGTLLIYEDLDMQVDFAGVKAAARLTAKLDHGGNVSASVTASDLNAPTPKIAGKIDAAMPTLAPFGAFVPAVANLDGAVNAQIEIGGTIAKPEFTGNVDATKLQADLGALGIELRDGRLRGEAKRTGGFNLAGSVASGKGHLEFEGAMDERGVVDVKVLGQNFLAADIPAANVVMTPDLTLTGDSKGYLLKGEVTIPSATINLQKLPQDQPPGVSPDVVVIRNGKEVDRAAQSAGLPITALITVKLGDKIAITGYGLDATVFGQLVVREAPGVPTSGSGQLTVAGRYKAYGQDLTIKDGRLLFAGTPLDNPRLSIVATREISSAMTTGLRIGGSAQRPIITVISDPNVGEADALSYLVTGRSLSDVGSASGSSQSALASATQSLEGAAGGLVAKRIGNRLGLDEAGVEENELIGGSALTIGEYLSPRLYLSYGVGLFEPGEVIALRYKLSDSVGVKVQRGSEETRAGVEYRIER from the coding sequence GTGAAGGCGCCACCGCTCAAGAAAGTGTTGCTCTGGGGCGGCGGCGCGTTCGCGTCGCTGCTGGTGCTGGTCGCGGGCTTGCTCGCGTGGTTGCTGTTCACGACGTCGGGTGCGCGCTGGGTCGCGGACATGGCCACATCGCGGTTCGCACCCCAGGTGAAGTACGGAAAGCTGGATGGCACCATCGCAGGACAGCTCACGATCGCAGACTTCCGCTTCGATGGCGGCATCGACAAGGCACGCATCAGTATCGAATCGTTGACGATGGATCCCACGTTGATGATGTTGTTCTCGCGGGTGTTGCGGATCGACCATGCACGCGTGCGTGGACTCGTGTTGGTGTTGCCGCCTGAAAAGGACGAGGAGGAGCCCGACGAGCCGCTGTGGATCGAGCCGCCGCTCGAGATGACCATCAAGGATTTCCTGCTGGCGGATGCGACTATCTACCGCGAGAAAGAGAAGCTCGCGACGGTGCGGCAGATCGGCTTGAGTGCGCAGTGGAAGGCTCGCGAATTGATTGTCGAGACGCTCGCGGTGAAGCCCGGAGATGTCGGCGGAAGCCTGGTGGTGTCGGGACGCGTGACGCCGGAAGCGGATACGGTGCGCGGAGCACTGAAGGCACAGTGGAAGGAGGTTCTCGTGCCCGAGAGCCTGGCCGGACGCGTGATCGCCAGTCGCGGTGCGATTTCTCTCGACGGTACGCCGCAAGCGTATTCCGCCGCCGGTGAGCTCGACATCGGTCCGCCGGGCGAGCTGACGCACGTCGTGCTCGACGTCGCGGGCACCGACAAGATGGTCTCGCTCAAACAGCTCGAGCTGCAGCAACGCGCCGGGCAGTTCGCGATGACCGGCACGGTGCAGTTCGATCCGCAAGTGGCCTGGGACGTGAAAGCGCTGGCGCGCGAATTCAATCCGGGCGAGTTGCTGGCCGACTGGCCGGGCCGCGTGAATCTCGACGTCTCGAGCAAGGGCCAGTTGGCCGAAGCCGGTCCGCACGGCACGCTGCACATCGCGTCGCTGTCGGGAGAATTGCGCGGCCGGCCAATCGCGGGCGACGGCGACATCGAGTTTGCGGCGCCTGCGACGCTGGCCGGCGCTCTGCGCGTGTCGTCCGGCAAGAGCCGGATCGCGGTCAAGGGTTCGGGCGGCGACCGGAGCCAAGTCGACGCGACGGTCGAAATCGCCATCGCTTCACTCAACGACTGGGTGCCGGATACACAGGGTAGTTTGACAGGGCGGTTCACCGTGCAGGGCGTGTGGCCCAAACTCACGATCGCGGGCGCCGCGGATGGCAAATCGCTCGGCATGGGTGAGAACAGCATCGTGAAGCTGCACGTCGACGCTTCGGTTGCGAGCCCGCTGGATCCCGATGGCAAGGTGCACGCCGTGGCCACGCAGGTCACGGTAGGTGGACAGGTATTCGCGCAAGTGACGCTCGACGCCTCCGGCAATCAGGCGAAGCATCATGTGACTGCCAGCGCGGACAGCGAACAATTCGATGGCACGGTGGAATTGGCGGGCGGTCGCACGAAGGACGGCTGGAGCGGAGAGCTCGCCAGGCTGGATTTCAAGGCCGCCGACATCGCCACGCTCACACTGCGCGAGCCGTCGCGCCTGGTGCTGGAGAAAGGCAATGTGTCGCTGTCGCAGACCTGTCTCGAAGACCGGCCGACGGTGTTGTGTTCGGCCATGAAGTTCGAGGCATCGGGCGCGCTCGATGCGGGTTATTCCTTCGAGCGAGTGCCCCTCAAGCTCGCCAACTCGCTGGCGCCGGAGGCGTTGGCGGGCGAGTTGCAGGGCGAATTGCAGGGGCATGGCCGGGTGCGCCGTGGTGCCGACGGGCAGTGGATAGGTGATCTTGCCGTGAAGTCGGAGTCGGCGCGGCTGGTAGTGGCGCAGGAGGGCGAGGATGCCAACGCGGGCGCGGCGCCGCTGGCGTCGCGGGGCACGCTGCTCATCTATGAGGATCTCGACATGCAGGTGGATTTCGCCGGCGTGAAAGCAGCCGCAAGGCTGACGGCGAAGCTCGATCACGGTGGCAACGTCAGCGCGAGTGTCACGGCATCGGACTTGAATGCTCCGACGCCGAAGATCGCCGGGAAGATCGATGCCGCGATGCCGACGCTGGCGCCCTTCGGTGCTTTCGTCCCGGCCGTTGCGAATCTCGACGGCGCGGTGAACGCGCAGATCGAGATCGGCGGCACGATCGCGAAGCCGGAGTTCACGGGCAATGTCGACGCCACCAAACTACAGGCTGACCTCGGCGCGCTCGGCATCGAGCTGCGCGACGGACGCCTGCGCGGCGAGGCGAAGCGTACGGGGGGATTCAATCTCGCCGGGTCCGTGGCTTCGGGGAAAGGGCACCTCGAATTCGAGGGCGCGATGGACGAGCGCGGTGTCGTGGACGTCAAAGTGCTCGGCCAGAATTTCCTGGCGGCGGATATTCCGGCGGCCAACGTCGTCATGACGCCGGACCTCACACTCACCGGCGATTCGAAGGGCTATCTATTGAAGGGTGAGGTCACGATTCCGAGCGCGACGATCAATCTGCAGAAGCTGCCGCAGGATCAGCCGCCCGGGGTGTCACCGGACGTGGTCGTGATCCGCAACGGCAAGGAAGTGGATCGCGCGGCGCAGAGCGCGGGGTTGCCGATCACGGCGCTGATCACGGTGAAACTGGGCGACAAGATTGCCATCACCGGTTATGGGCTGGACGCGACAGTGTTCGGTCAGCTCGTCGTGCGCGAAGCGCCGGGCGTGCCGACCTCGGGGTCGGGCCAGCTGACGGTGGCGGGGCGCTACAAGGCGTACGGACAGGACCTCACCATCAAGGACGGGCGCCTGCTGTTCGCCGGTACGCCGCTCGACAATCCGCGTCTTTCGATCGTGGCAACGCGTGAGATCAGCAGCGCGATGACGACGGGGCTGCGCATCGGCGGGTCGGCGCAGAGGCCCATCATCACGGTGATCTCGGATCCCAACGTCGGCGAGGCCGATGCGTTGTCGTATCTTGTAACCGGCCGTTCGCTGTCGGATGTGGGCAGCGCCAGCGGCAGTTCGCAGTCGGCTCTCGCGTCCGCGACGCAGTCCCTCGAAGGCGCCGCGGGTGGTTTGGTGGCGAAGCGCATCGGCAATCGGCTCGGCCTCGACGAGGCGGGAGTGGAGGAGAACGAGTTGATCGGCGGCTCGGCGCTGACGATCGGCGAATACCTGTCGCCGCGGTTGTATCTGAGCTATGGCGTCGGCTTGTTCGAGCCGGGCGAGGTCATCGCGCTACGCTACAAGCTGTCGGATTCCGTGGGCGTCAAAGTGCAACGCGGATCCGAAGAGACCCGCGCCGGCGTCGAGTACCGGATAGAGAGATGA
- a CDS encoding outer membrane protein assembly factor, which translates to MRANGWAQGLALILLLAAAGARAAGVDIEIDGLPEEQRDAVRATLGLDEYAKRDISPSELRSAFKKSDAQIKQALEPFGYYNAQVQKELSGDATKGWKAKFTITPGEPAIVRTERVEVVGDGNEQRRVRNALDGFVPKVGERFDHASYEASKAVIDSSLRGAGYLDATITQRRVTIRPEESSADVDLAWESGVRYKFGDVRFAGNAPFPEKFLRDFIPWKEDAYFNSEQVLNLQQRLVDADYFELVSVAPALDEKKDGSVPIDILLNRDQRMVYSGEVYYSTDFGAGVRVGAARRWLNDKGHKADVQAEYSQRLQEAAVHYQIPRPRRDDRSYDFGIAYRDETTDVSRSRNFTLAASRSEKRWHGFTRTIGLKYLRGDFQLGRDDDNLEFGSSKLLFAEASLSQRRVNDRLFPRKGYVLDFGVRAASEAVLSDTDIAQTWGRLTWLIPQGDKARIKLRGEVGAMTVGNFDALPPDLRFFAGGDRSIRGFDYHEIGEINANGIIIGGKYLAVASAEYEYYFREDWGAAVFVDAGDAFTDTFSVNVGAGVGVRWRSPVGPIRIDVGFPVQTDLPLQDSWRLHVQLGPDL; encoded by the coding sequence GTGCGGGCGAATGGATGGGCGCAAGGTCTGGCTCTGATCCTGCTGCTGGCTGCGGCCGGTGCGCGCGCGGCCGGGGTCGATATCGAGATCGACGGTCTGCCTGAAGAACAGCGCGATGCAGTTCGCGCCACGCTTGGCCTCGATGAATACGCCAAGCGCGACATCTCCCCGTCCGAGCTGAGGTCGGCGTTCAAGAAATCCGACGCGCAGATCAAGCAGGCGCTCGAGCCTTTCGGCTACTACAACGCGCAGGTCCAGAAGGAGCTGAGCGGCGACGCCACCAAAGGTTGGAAAGCGAAGTTCACCATCACGCCGGGCGAACCGGCCATCGTGCGCACGGAGCGTGTCGAGGTCGTGGGCGATGGCAACGAGCAACGCCGGGTCCGCAACGCGCTCGACGGTTTCGTTCCCAAGGTGGGCGAACGCTTCGATCACGCCTCGTACGAAGCGAGCAAGGCCGTGATCGATTCGAGCCTGCGAGGTGCGGGCTATCTAGATGCCACGATCACGCAGCGCCGCGTGACGATCCGGCCGGAAGAATCGTCCGCCGATGTCGATCTCGCCTGGGAGAGCGGGGTGCGCTACAAATTCGGCGACGTGCGCTTCGCGGGCAATGCTCCGTTTCCGGAAAAATTCCTGCGCGACTTCATCCCCTGGAAAGAGGACGCGTATTTCAACTCCGAGCAGGTATTGAACCTGCAGCAGCGGCTGGTCGACGCCGACTACTTCGAGCTGGTGTCGGTGGCGCCGGCACTCGACGAGAAGAAAGACGGCTCGGTGCCGATCGACATCCTGCTCAATCGCGATCAGCGCATGGTGTATTCGGGGGAGGTCTACTACAGCACCGACTTTGGCGCGGGTGTGCGTGTGGGCGCGGCGCGGCGCTGGCTGAACGACAAAGGCCACAAGGCCGACGTGCAGGCCGAATACTCGCAGCGCCTGCAGGAAGCGGCGGTGCACTATCAGATTCCGCGACCTCGCCGCGACGATCGTTCGTATGATTTCGGCATTGCGTACCGCGACGAAACCACCGACGTGAGCCGCTCGCGCAATTTCACGCTGGCGGCCTCGCGCTCGGAGAAACGCTGGCACGGGTTCACGCGCACCATCGGCTTGAAATATCTGCGCGGCGATTTTCAACTGGGCCGCGACGATGACAATCTCGAGTTCGGCAGTTCGAAGCTGCTGTTCGCGGAAGCATCGCTGAGCCAACGGCGCGTGAACGACCGGCTTTTTCCCCGCAAGGGATACGTGCTCGACTTCGGCGTACGCGCGGCGAGCGAGGCGGTGCTGTCGGACACCGACATCGCGCAGACCTGGGGCCGGTTGACTTGGCTGATTCCGCAGGGAGACAAGGCGCGCATCAAACTACGCGGCGAGGTCGGTGCGATGACCGTCGGCAACTTCGACGCACTGCCGCCGGACCTGCGCTTCTTTGCCGGTGGCGATCGGTCGATCCGCGGCTTCGATTACCACGAGATCGGCGAGATCAATGCCAATGGCATCATCATCGGGGGCAAATACCTCGCCGTGGCCAGCGCCGAGTACGAGTATTACTTCCGCGAGGACTGGGGCGCCGCGGTGTTCGTGGATGCGGGCGACGCGTTCACCGACACGTTCTCGGTCAATGTCGGCGCGGGCGTGGGTGTGCGCTGGCGTTCGCCGGTCGGACCGATCCGCATCGACGTGGGATTTCCGGTGCAGACGGATCTGCCGTTGCAGGATAGCTGGCGGCTGCACGTGCAGCTGGGGCCCGATTTGTGA
- the ligD gene encoding DNA ligase D, with product MADAGNRAEHTRLKRYAAKRDFKKTAEPSDRARGARGKRLIFVIQKHAARRLHWDFRLEWEGTLRSWAVPKGPSLDPADKRLAVEVEDHPIAYARFEGDIPKGEYGGGHVDIWDNGHWEPHGDAAKALKKGHLEFELFGKKLSGRWHLVRTRMQGKAQQWLLMKSGDFAARVGADADVIDAGQADAPGRMVRAKKLKTSVGVPKPVRGGGPKPRSAKARGTHGKALPASIKPQLATLVDAAPEGDDWVFELKYDGVRLLCRCDGDDVRCISRNGIDWTHKVGPVVEALQKLKLSGAWVDGELIVTDPNGRSDFSLLQHMLEQGRLEELAFCAFDLLFYDGKDLRTLPLSERKIRLDAAFNKLPAKGPIRLADQIHSDSAELLKRVCNQHLEGLVAKKVDSPYTGDRSQNWLKVKCHREQEFVVGGAAYLPGRGTGTFSSLLVGVRSAKGLRYVGRVGGGFDAPERAEWVTRVKKLGRRDSPFDKLPDKRPGEIWHWMRPELVIQVAFADWTHGGILRQPRYLGLRADRDAKTVVREEPLRVEAVVKKQSSTRGKTAKTARRGAAPARAAKSADAAAQIGGVSLSHPERVLFPHDGVTKLQLAQYFDAVGEAAMPHYRGRPLSILRNTHGSQPFFQKHFLEKSGAGLRVVKIPNADKDPDFVVCDSPEGLLHLAQVGAVELHGWGAVMPKPTRADRLTFDLDPGADLPYPPLREAALAIRKLMRDLGLESWVKTTGGKGLHVVIPLTGALPEWDTAKEFTRGVTRFMEKLAPTMFTSKTGERNRKNKIFVDYLRNGFGATAVAAFSPRWRPGVGVSTPVSWDEIDEDIRGTHFNLHNVPDRVAKQRKDPWAGYWKAAQTLDKPKIKKLEGM from the coding sequence ATGGCCGACGCAGGAAATCGCGCTGAACACACGCGGCTGAAACGCTACGCGGCCAAGCGCGATTTCAAGAAGACCGCCGAGCCCAGCGACAGAGCGCGCGGCGCCCGCGGAAAACGACTCATCTTCGTCATCCAGAAGCACGCGGCGCGGCGGCTGCATTGGGATTTTCGCCTCGAATGGGAAGGCACATTGCGCAGCTGGGCGGTGCCGAAGGGCCCGTCGCTCGACCCGGCAGACAAGCGGCTCGCGGTCGAAGTCGAAGACCATCCCATCGCCTATGCCAGATTCGAGGGTGATATTCCGAAGGGCGAATATGGCGGCGGTCACGTCGACATCTGGGACAACGGCCACTGGGAGCCGCACGGCGACGCGGCGAAGGCGCTGAAGAAGGGGCATCTCGAATTCGAGCTGTTTGGCAAGAAGTTGTCCGGGCGCTGGCACTTGGTGCGTACGCGGATGCAGGGCAAGGCGCAGCAGTGGCTGCTCATGAAGTCCGGCGATTTCGCGGCGCGCGTGGGCGCGGACGCGGATGTCATCGATGCGGGCCAGGCGGATGCGCCGGGGCGCATGGTGCGTGCGAAGAAGCTGAAGACGTCGGTAGGGGTGCCCAAACCGGTGCGCGGCGGCGGGCCTAAGCCGAGATCGGCGAAAGCCAGGGGCACACATGGCAAAGCGCTGCCCGCCTCGATCAAGCCGCAGTTGGCGACGTTGGTCGACGCGGCGCCCGAGGGCGACGATTGGGTCTTCGAGCTCAAGTACGACGGCGTGCGGCTGCTGTGCCGCTGCGATGGCGACGACGTGCGCTGCATCTCGCGTAACGGAATCGACTGGACTCACAAGGTGGGGCCCGTCGTCGAGGCGTTGCAGAAGCTCAAACTATCGGGCGCGTGGGTGGATGGCGAGTTGATCGTCACCGATCCCAATGGCCGTTCGGATTTCTCGCTGCTGCAGCACATGCTCGAGCAGGGGCGGCTCGAGGAACTCGCGTTCTGCGCGTTCGATCTGCTGTTCTACGATGGGAAGGATTTGCGCACTTTGCCGCTTTCCGAGCGCAAGATCCGCCTTGACGCGGCGTTCAACAAATTGCCAGCCAAGGGGCCGATCCGCCTCGCCGACCAGATCCACAGCGACAGCGCGGAGTTGCTGAAGCGCGTCTGCAACCAGCACCTCGAAGGGCTGGTCGCCAAGAAAGTCGATTCACCCTATACCGGTGACCGGTCGCAGAACTGGCTGAAGGTCAAATGCCATCGTGAACAGGAGTTCGTGGTGGGCGGCGCCGCCTATCTACCCGGACGCGGGACGGGCACGTTCTCGTCCCTGCTCGTCGGCGTGAGGTCCGCCAAGGGATTGAGGTATGTCGGGCGCGTGGGCGGGGGATTCGATGCACCAGAGCGCGCCGAGTGGGTGACGCGGGTCAAGAAGCTCGGGCGCAGGGACAGCCCGTTCGACAAACTGCCGGACAAGCGCCCGGGCGAGATCTGGCACTGGATGAGGCCGGAGCTGGTGATCCAGGTGGCATTTGCGGATTGGACGCACGGTGGCATCCTGCGGCAACCCAGGTATCTCGGGCTGCGCGCCGACCGGGACGCGAAGACGGTCGTGCGCGAAGAACCGCTCAGAGTCGAGGCCGTGGTGAAAAAGCAAAGCAGCACACGTGGTAAGACTGCGAAGACAGCACGCCGGGGCGCGGCTCCTGCCCGCGCGGCGAAGTCCGCGGATGCGGCCGCGCAAATCGGCGGAGTCTCGCTGAGCCATCCCGAGCGCGTGTTGTTCCCCCACGATGGAGTGACCAAACTACAGCTCGCGCAGTATTTCGACGCGGTGGGCGAAGCGGCGATGCCGCACTACCGCGGTCGGCCGCTCTCGATCTTGCGCAACACTCACGGGTCACAGCCGTTTTTTCAAAAGCATTTCCTCGAAAAGTCGGGCGCCGGACTACGCGTCGTGAAGATTCCCAATGCCGACAAGGACCCGGATTTCGTCGTCTGCGATTCGCCCGAAGGCCTGCTGCATCTGGCGCAGGTCGGCGCGGTCGAGCTGCATGGCTGGGGCGCGGTGATGCCGAAGCCCACGCGCGCGGATCGGCTCACGTTCGATCTCGACCCCGGCGCGGATCTGCCCTATCCGCCGCTGCGCGAAGCCGCGCTTGCGATCCGCAAGCTCATGCGGGATCTCGGCCTCGAATCGTGGGTGAAAACCACCGGCGGCAAGGGCCTGCATGTCGTGATCCCGCTGACCGGGGCGCTGCCGGAATGGGACACCGCGAAGGAATTCACACGCGGCGTCACGCGTTTCATGGAGAAACTCGCCCCGACGATGTTCACGTCGAAGACCGGCGAACGCAATCGCAAGAACAAGATCTTCGTCGACTATCTACGCAATGGGTTCGGCGCGACCGCGGTCGCGGCGTTCTCGCCGCGCTGGCGGCCGGGTGTGGGCGTCTCGACGCCCGTGAGCTGGGATGAGATCGATGAAGACATCCGTGGCACGCACTTCAATCTGCACAACGTGCCGGATCGCGTGGCGAAGCAACGCAAGGATCCCTGGGCCGGCTACTGGAAAGCCGCGCAGACGCTCGACAAGCCGAAGATCAAGAAGCTGGAAGGCATGTAA